A section of the Verrucomicrobium sp. GAS474 genome encodes:
- the crcB gene encoding fluoride efflux transporter CrcB: protein MTYLAVALGGAIGSVARFGVAQWVTARFGVPGNFPQVFALGTLLINVSGSFLIGFLAAVLTAAEGGAASPHFRAFLMTGICGGYTTFSSFSLQTMELAKLGHVAQAGTNCLLSLVLCLAAVWLGHAAGMMLQSK from the coding sequence ATGACTTACCTCGCCGTCGCTCTCGGCGGCGCCATCGGCTCCGTGGCCCGCTTCGGCGTGGCGCAATGGGTGACCGCCCGCTTCGGCGTGCCGGGGAATTTTCCCCAGGTCTTCGCCCTCGGGACGCTCCTGATCAACGTTTCGGGCTCCTTCCTGATCGGTTTCCTCGCCGCCGTCCTCACCGCCGCCGAAGGGGGGGCCGCCTCGCCCCACTTCCGCGCCTTCCTGATGACCGGGATCTGCGGCGGCTACACCACGTTCTCCTCCTTCAGCCTCCAGACGATGGAGCTGGCGAAGCTCGGCCACGTCGCGCAGGCGGGGACGAACTGCCTCCTCTCCCTCGTCCTCTGCCTCGCCGCCGTCTGGCTCGGCCACGCGGCGGGGATGATGCTTCAATCGAAATGA
- a CDS encoding inorganic phosphate transporter yields MHLWGETLTFGSAFFLLLALGLALGFEFINGFHDTANAVATVIYTKSLKPVPAVIWSGVWNLIGVMTSTGAVAFGILALLPVDLVTHVGSWPGFAMVFAILLSAIVWNLGTWWFGLPASSSHTMIGSIIGVGLAYSAFPGMSNGLHFGEGVNWAKAQEVGMVLIISPLFGFCAAGLLLLLSKAIIKIPALYAAPKEGEKPPLGIRALLVLTCTGVSFAHGSNDGQKGMGLLMLILIGLVPGAFALKAGTSPQTVAALAAQAQMNVVALHEKVGDAAATMTDDEAEAELGGLLKGKVKKSDKTYAALSFESATIATALEGKTTFDTFATEERRTLRTRIYLVDEVTGKLDKGKKLDDLSPEAQKALTGFKKQGDAVTKYIPDWVKIAVALALGLGTMIGWKRIVVTVGEKIGKAHLTYGQGAAAELVAWSTIGLASNYGLPVSTTHVLSSGIAGTMAANGSGVQGKTLRNILLAWVLTLPVCIFLGATLFSGVLYVLFHFVGVK; encoded by the coding sequence ATGCACCTTTGGGGAGAAACGCTCACATTCGGATCGGCCTTCTTTTTACTGCTCGCGCTCGGCCTCGCGCTCGGTTTCGAGTTCATCAACGGCTTCCATGACACGGCCAACGCCGTCGCCACGGTCATCTACACGAAGTCGCTGAAGCCGGTGCCCGCCGTCATCTGGTCGGGCGTCTGGAACCTCATCGGCGTCATGACGTCGACGGGGGCCGTCGCCTTCGGCATCCTGGCGCTCCTGCCGGTCGACCTCGTCACCCACGTCGGCTCGTGGCCGGGCTTCGCGATGGTCTTCGCGATCCTCCTCTCGGCGATCGTCTGGAACCTCGGCACGTGGTGGTTCGGCCTCCCCGCCTCCAGCTCCCACACGATGATCGGCTCGATCATCGGCGTCGGCCTCGCCTACTCGGCGTTCCCCGGGATGAGCAACGGCCTCCACTTCGGCGAGGGCGTCAACTGGGCGAAGGCCCAGGAAGTCGGCATGGTCCTGATCATCTCCCCGCTCTTCGGCTTCTGCGCGGCGGGCCTCCTCCTCCTCCTCTCCAAGGCGATCATCAAGATCCCCGCCCTCTACGCCGCCCCGAAGGAAGGCGAGAAGCCCCCGCTCGGCATCCGCGCCCTCCTCGTCCTCACCTGCACCGGCGTCAGCTTCGCCCACGGCAGCAATGACGGCCAGAAGGGGATGGGCCTCCTCATGCTGATCCTGATCGGCCTCGTCCCCGGAGCCTTCGCGCTGAAGGCCGGCACCAGCCCGCAGACCGTCGCCGCCCTCGCGGCCCAGGCCCAGATGAACGTCGTCGCCCTCCACGAGAAAGTCGGCGACGCCGCCGCGACGATGACCGACGACGAGGCCGAGGCCGAGCTCGGCGGCCTCCTCAAGGGCAAGGTCAAGAAGAGCGACAAGACCTACGCCGCCCTCTCCTTCGAGAGCGCCACGATCGCGACCGCCCTCGAGGGCAAGACGACGTTCGACACCTTCGCCACCGAGGAGCGCCGCACGCTCCGCACCCGCATCTACCTCGTCGACGAGGTGACCGGGAAGCTCGACAAGGGCAAGAAGCTCGACGACCTCTCCCCCGAGGCGCAGAAGGCCCTCACCGGCTTCAAGAAGCAGGGCGACGCGGTCACAAAGTACATCCCCGACTGGGTGAAGATCGCCGTCGCGCTCGCGCTCGGCCTCGGCACGATGATCGGCTGGAAGCGGATCGTCGTCACCGTCGGCGAGAAGATCGGCAAGGCCCACCTGACCTACGGCCAGGGCGCCGCCGCCGAGCTCGTCGCGTGGAGCACCATCGGCCTCGCGTCGAACTACGGCCTCCCCGTCAGCACGACCCACGTCCTTTCCTCCGGCATCGCGGGGACGATGGCGGCGAACGGCTCCGGCGTGCAGGGCAAGACGCTGCGGAACATCCTCCTCGCCTGGGTGCTGACGCTCCCCGTCTGCATCTTCCTCGGCGCGACGCTCTTCTCGGGCGTCCTCTATGTCCTCTTCCACTTCGTCGGCGTGAAGTAG
- a CDS encoding acyltransferase, translating to MTKPPLQHPGDPHSLPLPRLASIDLLRAVAVLMVATAHFGRAFSAGTAQFCADYGKLGVEVFFVISGYVIPYSLARSGYSLGPGNFGPLQVFAAKRFLRIHPPYLAALALTLAITWPWRHALGLPQVDTWGSLAQSAAYLHFPSDNPVFWSLLVELEYYALIAFIFPLLAHRRLAVGMATFGALLLLARVAGEPGDAFHLPQYLPRFAVGFAVFCFTEGRIGWRRLALLLAGLWLWDRSGPEATAALLTGLAIAAFAKCGTWHREDHLPPVLAPLLFIGAISYSFFLVHLPVGGKILIALRFLLGPGEAWGFPVFLAALAGATGMAFVFYRLVEAPCHRLAGRMGTQKETPSAPPHSDA from the coding sequence ATGACTAAGCCTCCGCTCCAGCACCCCGGCGACCCTCACTCGCTCCCGCTCCCCCGCCTCGCCTCGATCGACCTCCTGCGGGCCGTGGCGGTGCTGATGGTGGCGACGGCCCACTTCGGCCGCGCCTTCTCGGCGGGGACGGCCCAGTTCTGCGCCGATTACGGGAAGCTCGGCGTCGAGGTCTTCTTCGTCATCTCGGGCTACGTCATCCCCTACAGCCTCGCCCGGAGCGGCTATTCCCTCGGCCCCGGGAACTTCGGCCCGCTGCAGGTCTTCGCCGCGAAGCGGTTCCTCCGCATCCATCCGCCGTACCTCGCCGCCCTCGCGCTCACGCTCGCGATCACATGGCCGTGGCGGCATGCCCTCGGCCTGCCCCAGGTCGACACGTGGGGGAGCCTGGCGCAGAGCGCCGCCTACCTCCACTTCCCGTCGGACAACCCGGTCTTCTGGTCGCTCCTCGTCGAGCTCGAATATTACGCGCTGATCGCCTTCATCTTCCCCCTCCTCGCCCACCGGCGGCTCGCCGTCGGGATGGCGACCTTCGGGGCGCTCCTCCTCCTCGCCCGCGTCGCGGGGGAACCGGGCGATGCGTTCCACCTGCCGCAATACCTTCCCCGTTTCGCGGTCGGCTTCGCCGTCTTTTGCTTCACCGAGGGGCGGATCGGCTGGCGGCGGCTCGCCCTCCTCCTCGCCGGGCTCTGGCTCTGGGACCGGAGCGGGCCGGAGGCGACGGCGGCCCTCCTCACCGGCCTCGCCATCGCGGCCTTCGCGAAGTGCGGCACGTGGCACCGGGAAGACCATCTCCCGCCCGTCCTCGCCCCCCTCCTCTTCATCGGGGCGATCTCCTATTCGTTCTTCCTCGTCCACCTTCCGGTGGGGGGAAAGATCCTCATCGCCCTCCGCTTCCTCCTCGGCCCCGGCGAGGCATGGGGCTTCCCCGTCTTCCTCGCCGCGCTGGCCGGCGCGACGGGGATGGCGTTCGTCTTCTACCGCCTGGTCGAAGCGCCTTGCCACCGGCTGGCGGGGAGGATGGGGACACAAAAAGAGACGCCCTCGGCTCCCCCGCACTCGGACGCGTGA
- a CDS encoding VTT domain-containing protein, translating to MESATHSWWNLGYYGIFACVFAEQIGLPIPALPLLVAAGALIASHELNLWASLLTAVGAAVLADVIWYAIGRAKGATVLNLMCRISWKPDTCISKTKVIFSNHGTKMLVFAKFIPGLSSLTPPMAGLSRIPWGRFLFYDALGALIWAMLPLVAGSYIEQALSIIVTHAARLKGDWPWACAAVIAGVLAWRYRNRRRYVAELNRGRAKGIAVADLKARLDRGEPITVLDARDATTMTAESVLIPAAVWIPYVRLPSRLAALPLDKPLVVYCDCPEDQTAVAMADYLTTQGAREARPLLGGIDAWRAQGWPTEPWRAEAEAADNAAALSV from the coding sequence ATGGAATCGGCGACGCACTCTTGGTGGAACCTCGGTTACTACGGCATCTTCGCCTGCGTCTTCGCGGAGCAGATCGGCCTGCCGATCCCGGCGCTCCCCCTCCTCGTCGCCGCCGGGGCGCTGATCGCCTCGCACGAGCTCAATCTCTGGGCCAGCCTCCTGACGGCGGTCGGCGCCGCCGTCCTCGCCGACGTGATCTGGTACGCCATCGGCCGGGCGAAGGGGGCGACGGTGCTGAACCTGATGTGCCGCATCTCGTGGAAGCCCGATACCTGCATCAGCAAGACGAAGGTGATCTTCTCCAACCATGGGACGAAGATGCTCGTCTTCGCGAAGTTCATCCCCGGCCTCAGCTCGCTGACGCCGCCGATGGCCGGGCTCTCCCGCATCCCGTGGGGACGCTTCCTCTTCTACGACGCGCTCGGGGCGCTGATCTGGGCGATGCTTCCCCTCGTCGCCGGGTCGTACATCGAGCAGGCGCTCTCGATCATCGTCACCCACGCCGCCCGCCTGAAGGGCGATTGGCCGTGGGCCTGCGCCGCGGTGATCGCCGGGGTCCTGGCCTGGCGTTACCGGAACCGGCGGCGCTACGTGGCGGAACTGAACCGGGGCCGCGCGAAGGGGATCGCCGTCGCCGACCTCAAGGCCCGCCTCGACCGGGGCGAGCCGATCACCGTCCTCGACGCCCGCGACGCGACGACGATGACCGCCGAGTCGGTCCTGATCCCGGCCGCCGTCTGGATCCCCTACGTGCGGCTCCCCTCCCGCCTCGCCGCATTGCCCCTCGACAAACCCCTCGTCGTCTACTGCGACTGTCCCGAGGACCAGACCGCCGTCGCGATGGCCGACTACCTCACCACGCAGGGCGCGAGGGAGGCCCGGCCCCTCCTCGGCGGGATCGACGCCTGGCGGGCGCAAGGGTGGCCGACCGAGCCGTGGCGGGCCGAGGCGGAAGCAGCCGATAACGCCGCCGCCCTTTCGGTCTGA
- a CDS encoding methyl-accepting chemotaxis protein: protein MSLTPHSALRRRLAPSSQASALFSEPALSEADLDTLRRIAAGEWDLNARLESGGEIAATLNQILENLAETLTGALRSGVRLYGNVPPLFDFSAQLEGAAKTQEERAAHIAESARHMAEQLHAIAGRLQEALVSTADVAGIMADLDARSKQIEKVVDRVQRVAGQTKLLSLNASVEAARAGQAGRAFAVVAQEVQKLAADAAEATTQIRDVLHDLETRIGTAVQAVGKQGDGSTARAQAHDITAANTGANALSLTGVMEGIVERVRQQNGEVSEVVRDIAGIAGEARLQTEGAARLKEMANRAREGSDALIVSLGAFHLPAHTRPRDLVARLAQDPALRSMVRHRQEEAMALAAERNRFIELLYVTDASGRQVTGNIAKKSDLGTSKGFGSDWSQREWFRQPMERQALSLSDIYRSSASDRFCFTVSVPILSEDEEIVGVLAVDIDLTQLI, encoded by the coding sequence ATGTCTTTAACTCCTCATTCCGCCCTCCGCCGCCGTCTGGCTCCCTCTTCCCAAGCTTCCGCCCTCTTTTCCGAACCGGCTCTCTCCGAGGCCGATCTCGATACCCTCCGCCGGATCGCCGCGGGGGAATGGGACCTCAATGCCCGCCTCGAGTCGGGCGGCGAGATCGCCGCGACGCTGAACCAGATCCTCGAGAACCTCGCCGAGACCCTCACCGGGGCGCTCCGCAGCGGGGTCCGCCTCTACGGGAACGTCCCGCCGCTCTTCGATTTCTCCGCACAGCTGGAGGGGGCGGCGAAGACGCAGGAGGAGCGCGCCGCCCACATCGCCGAATCGGCCCGGCACATGGCGGAGCAGCTCCACGCGATCGCCGGCCGCCTCCAGGAGGCCCTCGTCTCGACCGCCGACGTCGCCGGGATCATGGCCGACCTCGACGCCCGCTCGAAGCAGATCGAGAAGGTCGTCGACCGCGTCCAGCGCGTCGCGGGGCAGACGAAGCTCCTTTCCCTCAACGCCAGCGTCGAGGCGGCGCGGGCCGGGCAGGCGGGCCGCGCCTTCGCCGTCGTCGCCCAGGAGGTGCAGAAGCTGGCCGCCGACGCCGCCGAGGCGACGACCCAGATCCGCGACGTCCTCCACGACCTCGAAACGCGGATCGGCACCGCCGTCCAGGCCGTCGGGAAGCAGGGCGACGGCAGCACGGCCCGGGCCCAGGCTCACGACATCACGGCGGCGAACACGGGGGCGAACGCCCTTTCCCTCACCGGCGTGATGGAGGGGATCGTCGAGCGGGTCCGGCAGCAGAACGGGGAGGTCTCCGAGGTCGTGCGGGACATCGCGGGGATCGCCGGGGAGGCCCGCCTCCAGACCGAGGGGGCGGCCCGGCTGAAGGAGATGGCGAACCGCGCCCGCGAGGGGAGCGACGCCCTCATCGTCTCCCTCGGCGCGTTCCATCTCCCCGCCCATACCCGGCCCCGGGACCTCGTCGCCCGGCTGGCGCAGGACCCCGCCCTCCGCTCGATGGTCCGCCACCGGCAGGAGGAGGCGATGGCCCTCGCCGCCGAGCGGAACCGCTTCATCGAGCTCCTCTACGTCACCGACGCCTCGGGGCGGCAGGTCACCGGGAACATCGCAAAGAAGAGCGACCTCGGGACGAGCAAGGGCTTCGGCAGCGATTGGTCCCAGCGGGAGTGGTTCCGCCAGCCGATGGAGCGGCAGGCCTTGTCGCTTTCTGACATCTACCGCTCCTCGGCCTCGGATCGATTCTGCTTCACCGTCTCGGTCCCGATCCTTTCCGAGGACGAGGAGATCGTCGGGGTTTTGGCTGTCGATATTGATCTGACGCAGTTGATTTAA
- a CDS encoding folate-binding protein YgfZ, translating into MKPPFSLPFFALPARALWRVTGEDRVRYLNGQTTRDLTLLQPGQSVYGAVLTGKGKIVGDLFLSATDDALYLDADLSLRETLRERLEKFLIADDVTIDDVTGQFALSRLQGDGLSGFASKPKEGETLAPVAFVSQRFGVEGVDHWIPLSRSFPVPFPALPEAEAADLVDRLEIEHGIARWGIEIDAETLPQEVAFDLAGRGLVYDKGCYVGQETVARIRSIGHVNRRLVRLEQTGGPVDRSPAPLFAAPGEEAGRLTRLAPFPDGKVRALGFLKRKFLETPPELKTEADGRTFRVVS; encoded by the coding sequence ATGAAGCCTCCCTTTTCCCTTCCCTTCTTCGCCCTCCCCGCCCGCGCCCTCTGGCGGGTGACCGGGGAGGACCGCGTCCGCTACCTCAACGGGCAGACGACGCGCGACCTCACCCTCCTCCAGCCCGGCCAGAGCGTCTACGGCGCGGTGCTGACGGGGAAGGGGAAGATCGTCGGCGATCTCTTCCTCTCCGCGACCGACGACGCCCTCTACCTCGACGCCGATCTCTCCCTCCGGGAAACGCTCCGCGAGCGGCTCGAGAAATTCCTCATCGCCGACGACGTGACGATCGACGACGTGACCGGCCAATTCGCCCTCAGCCGCCTCCAGGGCGACGGCCTTTCCGGCTTCGCGTCGAAGCCGAAGGAAGGGGAGACCCTCGCCCCCGTCGCCTTCGTCAGCCAACGCTTCGGCGTCGAGGGGGTCGACCACTGGATTCCTCTTTCCCGCTCCTTCCCCGTCCCCTTCCCCGCCCTCCCCGAGGCCGAGGCGGCGGACCTCGTCGACCGCCTCGAGATCGAGCACGGCATCGCCCGCTGGGGGATCGAGATCGACGCCGAGACCCTCCCGCAGGAAGTCGCCTTCGACCTCGCCGGACGGGGCCTCGTCTACGACAAGGGCTGCTACGTCGGCCAGGAGACCGTCGCCCGCATCCGGAGCATCGGCCACGTCAACCGCCGCCTCGTCCGGCTCGAGCAGACCGGCGGCCCCGTCGACCGGTCGCCCGCCCCCCTCTTCGCCGCCCCGGGCGAAGAGGCGGGCCGCCTCACCCGCCTCGCCCCCTTCCCCGACGGCAAAGTCCGCGCCCTCGGCTTCCTCAAGCGCAAATTCCTCGAAACCCCGCCCGAGCTGAAGACCGAAGCCGACGGCCGGACCTTCCGCGTCGTTTCCTGA
- a CDS encoding YdcF family protein — MKRVLRITAWAGALYLAAMALLAWDGSRERLGSADVILVLGSGGVNADGTLTLRERARLDRALLAAAEQPRAVVLASGASEIHGQSEAAGMASYLAAHGLPLARIVPDPAGATTWDSARNTAAFLRDRDLRGVVVVTEYFHLSRVRLALGRFGVAPVFSAPAFCVRWGDFRAVAREVGGWAAYRFRPLP; from the coding sequence ATGAAACGTGTATTGCGGATCACGGCCTGGGCGGGCGCGCTCTATCTCGCGGCGATGGCTCTCCTCGCGTGGGATGGTTCCCGTGAGCGGCTGGGTTCGGCCGACGTGATCCTGGTCCTCGGCTCGGGCGGGGTGAATGCGGACGGGACGTTGACGCTGCGCGAGCGGGCGCGGCTCGACCGGGCGCTCCTCGCGGCGGCGGAGCAGCCCCGTGCCGTCGTGCTCGCCAGCGGGGCCTCGGAGATCCACGGGCAGAGCGAGGCGGCGGGGATGGCCTCCTATCTCGCCGCCCACGGCCTCCCGCTCGCCCGCATCGTCCCCGATCCGGCCGGGGCGACGACGTGGGATTCGGCCCGCAACACGGCGGCGTTCCTCCGGGACCGCGATTTGCGGGGTGTCGTCGTCGTCACCGAATATTTTCACCTCTCCCGCGTCCGCCTCGCCCTGGGACGCTTCGGCGTCGCTCCGGTCTTCTCCGCCCCGGCCTTCTGCGTCCGCTGGGGCGACTTCCGGGCCGTCGCCCGCGAGGTGGGCGGCTGGGCGGCCTACCGTTTCCGGCCCTTGCCCTGA